A genome region from Paracoccus stylophorae includes the following:
- a CDS encoding acyl-CoA carboxylase subunit beta — translation MKDILQELERRRDEARLGGGQRRIDAQHKRGKLTARERLDLLLDEGSFEEFDMFVAHRSTDFGMEQERPYGDGVVTGWGTINGRMVYVFSQDFTVFGGSLSETHAQKICKIMDMAMQNGAPVIGLNDSGGARIQEGVASLAGYADVFQRNIMASGVIPQISVIMGPCAGGAVYSPAMTDFIFMVKDTSYMFVTGPDVVKTVTNEVVTAEQLGGASTHTRKSSVADGAFEDDVETLSEIRRLFDFLPMNNRGTVPVRPFFDDPRRIEDSLDTLIPDNPNQPYDMKELIVKVADEGDFYEIQKDFAGNILTGFIRLEGRTVGVVANQPMVLAGCLDIDSSRKAARFVRFCDAFEIPILTFVDVPGFLPGTGQEYGGVIKHGAKLLFAYGEATVPKVTVITRKAYGGAYDVMASKHLRGDFNYAWPTAEIAVMGAKGAVEILYRSELGDAGKIAARTSDYEDRFANPFVAAEKGFIDEVIQPHSTRLRVTRAFASLRNKKLANPWKKHDNIPL, via the coding sequence ATGAAGGACATTCTGCAAGAGCTTGAGCGTCGTCGCGACGAAGCCCGTCTGGGCGGCGGCCAGCGCCGGATCGACGCCCAGCACAAGCGCGGCAAGCTGACCGCGCGCGAACGGCTCGATCTGCTGCTGGACGAGGGCAGCTTCGAGGAATTCGACATGTTCGTCGCCCATCGCAGCACCGATTTCGGGATGGAGCAGGAACGCCCCTATGGCGACGGGGTGGTGACCGGCTGGGGCACGATCAACGGCCGCATGGTCTATGTCTTTTCGCAGGATTTCACCGTCTTCGGCGGATCGCTGTCCGAAACCCACGCCCAGAAGATCTGCAAGATCATGGACATGGCGATGCAGAACGGGGCGCCGGTGATCGGGCTGAACGATTCGGGCGGCGCGCGCATCCAGGAAGGCGTGGCCAGCCTTGCCGGCTATGCCGACGTGTTCCAGCGCAACATCATGGCCTCGGGCGTGATCCCGCAGATCAGCGTCATCATGGGCCCCTGCGCGGGCGGCGCGGTCTATTCGCCCGCCATGACCGACTTCATCTTCATGGTGAAGGACACCAGCTATATGTTCGTGACCGGCCCCGACGTGGTGAAGACCGTCACCAACGAGGTCGTGACCGCCGAACAGCTGGGCGGTGCATCGACCCATACCCGCAAATCCTCGGTCGCGGATGGCGCGTTCGAGGACGATGTGGAAACCCTGTCCGAGATTCGCCGGCTGTTCGATTTCCTGCCGATGAACAATCGCGGCACCGTGCCGGTCCGCCCGTTCTTCGACGATCCCCGCCGGATCGAGGACAGTCTGGACACGCTGATCCCCGACAACCCGAACCAGCCCTATGACATGAAAGAGCTGATCGTGAAGGTCGCGGACGAAGGCGATTTCTATGAGATCCAGAAGGATTTCGCCGGCAACATCCTGACCGGCTTCATCCGGCTGGAAGGGCGCACCGTGGGCGTCGTCGCCAACCAGCCGATGGTGCTGGCCGGTTGTCTGGACATCGACAGTTCGCGCAAGGCCGCGCGCTTCGTGCGGTTCTGCGACGCGTTCGAGATTCCGATCCTGACCTTCGTCGATGTGCCGGGCTTTCTGCCGGGAACGGGTCAGGAATACGGTGGCGTCATCAAGCACGGCGCGAAACTGCTGTTCGCCTATGGCGAGGCGACGGTGCCGAAGGTCACCGTCATCACCCGCAAGGCCTATGGCGGGGCCTATGACGTCATGGCGTCCAAGCATCTGCGCGGCGATTTCAACTATGCCTGGCCCACGGCCGAGATCGCGGTGATGGGCGCCAAGGGCGCGGTCGAGATCCTGTATCGCAGCGAACTGGGCGACGCGGGCAAGATCGCCGCGCGCACCAGCGATTACGAGGATCGTTTCGCCAATCCGTTCGTCGCCGCCGAAAAGGGCTTCATCGACGAGGTGATCCAGCCGCATTCGACCCGGCTGCGCGTGACCCGCGCCTTTGCCAGCCTGCGCAACAAGAAGCTGGCGAACCCGTGGAAGAAACACGACAACATCCCCCTGTAA
- a CDS encoding YMGG-like glycine zipper-containing protein, which yields MSKLIAIAALVGATAVAGCTQGINPTDVDRAAIGAATGAVIGKVGGKKESDIYKYAAVGAAGGALCDDVRLCQ from the coding sequence ATGTCCAAGCTTATTGCGATTGCCGCACTTGTCGGCGCCACTGCCGTGGCCGGTTGCACCCAGGGGATCAACCCGACCGATGTCGACCGCGCCGCGATCGGCGCCGCCACCGGCGCCGTCATCGGCAAGGTGGGCGGCAAGAAGGAAAGCGATATCTATAAATACGCGGCGGTCGGTGCGGCCGGCGGCGCGCTGTGCGACGACGTGCGGCTGTGCCAGTGA